Proteins found in one Phycodurus eques isolate BA_2022a chromosome 18, UOR_Pequ_1.1, whole genome shotgun sequence genomic segment:
- the sec63 gene encoding translocation protein SEC63 homolog, which yields MAGQQFQYDDSGNTFFYFLTSFVGLIVIPATYYFWPRDQNAEQLRLKSLRRVHGRCLWYRLRLMKSQQSIVPTLKKTALLFGWAVFLLLAYKVSKLDREYQEYNPYEVLSLDPGSSLSEIKKQYRVLSLQFHPDRGGDEATFMRIAKAYAALTNEQSRKNWEMYGNPDGPGATSFGIALPAWIVDQKNSMLVLLVYGLAFMVILPVVVGTWWYRSIRYSGDQILINTTQLFMHFMYKTPNMNMKRLAMVLTAAFEFDPRNNKEATIRPTDNIEVPQLIRELGNINVKKKEPPFCYPYSLKARVLVLSHLARMDVSEELEEDQRFVVRKSPALLQEMINVGCQLTMMANSRGGFHAPRLVTIENCMKLTQMIVQGLQESKSPLLQLPHFEEEHLRYCISKKYKVRSLQDLVSLKDSDRRSMLRFLGEEKYDEVMAVLGSFPHITMDTKLQVLDDEDSSNITAGSIVTVTVTLTRKRMVEVFEKEQESLPCPGEEVGAPTEEAGDVNKVKAKQVWQNKSKGTKKTAKSKKKKLTKKKATPGPVKGKQANGSVAGNEVASAAKEEEEEISDKGSESDEGETNKDSPSERDEDSDKQSDTEVDEMAGDDEEEWEALQQSIQRRERALLETKSKVTHAAYSLYYPEEKQEWWWLYIADRRDQTLVSMPYHVCTLKDTEEVELKFPAPSKTGNYQYSVILRSDSYLGLDQIKPLKLEVHEAKAMLDNHPQWDIPDTEEDDEEQEDSDGIEESEDDDDDDND from the exons gaaAACTGCCTTGTTATTTGGCTGGGCTGTCTTCCTGCTGCTTGCGTACAAAGTGTCCAAGCTGGACAGGGAGTACCAGGAGTACAATCCTTATGAAGTCCTCAGCCTGGACCCG GGGTCATCGCTGTCTGAAATCAAGAAGCAGTACCGCGTGCTGTCGCTCCAATTCCATCCGGACAGAGGCGGGGACGAGGCCACGTTCATGAGGATTGCTAAAGCTTACGCCGC TCTCACCAATGAACAATCCCGAAAAAACTGGGAAATGTACGGCAACCCGGACGGTCCAGGCG CCACCAGTTTTGGTATCGCTCTGCCTGCCTGGATTGTGGACCAGAAAAACTCAATGCTG GTCTTGCTGGTGTACGGTCTGGCCTTCATGGTCATCCTCCCTGTTGTAGTG GGCACGTGGTGGTACCGCTCCATCCGATACAGCGGAGACCAGATCCTCATCAACACCACTCAGCTCTTCATGCACTTCATGTACAAGACACCCAACATGAACATGAAGC GGTTAGCCATGGTGCTGACGGCAGCGTTTGAGTTTGACCCACGCAACAATAAAGAAGCCACCATCCGACCCACGGATAACATCGAAGTGCCACAG TTGATTCGTGAGTTGGGAAACATCAATGTGAAGAAGAAGGAGCCTCCCTTCTGCTACCCATACAGTCTGAAGGCCCGAGTTTTGGTCCTCTCTCACCTGGCACGCATGGATGTGTCTGAGGAGTTGGAGGAAG ATCAGAGGTTTGTGGTGAGGAAGAGTCCAGCTCTCCTCCAGGAGATGATCAACGTGGGCTGTCAGCTCACCATGATGGCCAACAGCAGAGGAG GTTTCCACGCTCCTCGCCTGGTCACCATCGAGAACTGCATGAAGCTGACCCAGATGATTGTGCAAGGCCTGCAGGAGTCAAAGTCACCCCTGCTGCAGCTGCCCCATTTCGAGGAAGAGCATCTCCGTTACTGCATCTCCAAGAAGTACAAGGTCCGGAGTCTGCAGGACCTGGTGAGCCTCAAAGACTCGGACAGACGTAGCATGCTGCGCTTCCTGGGGGAAGAGAAATACGACGAGGTTATGGCTGTGCTCGGCAGCTTCCCTCACATCACTATGGACACCAAATTACAAG TCCTCGACGACGAAGACAGCAGCAACATCACGGCAGGCTCCATAGTCACGGTTACGGTCACCTTAACTAGAAAACGAATGGTG GAGGTGTTTGAAAAAGAGCAGGAGTCCTTGCCATGTCCAGGAGAGGAGGTGGGGGCCCCCACAGAGGAAGCA GGAGATGTGAATaaagtcaaagcaaagcaaGTGTGGCAGAACAAGAGCAAAGGCACCAAGAAGACTGCAAAGTCCAAGAAGAAAAAGCTCACTAAGAAGAAGGCCACGCCAGGACCGGTCAAAGGCAAGCAGGCCAACGGCAGCGTGGCGGGAAAT GAGGTGGCCTCGGCggccaaggaggaggaggaggagatctCGGACAAAGGCAGCGAGTCGGACGAGGGTGAGACCAACAAAGACTCTCCCAGCGAGAGAGATGAAGACAGCGACAAGCAGAGCGACACTGAGGTGGACGAGATGGCTGGAGACGACGAGGAG GAGTGGGAGGCGCTGCAGCAGagcatccagaggagagagcgCGCCCTGCTGGAGACCAAGTCCAAGGTGACGCACGCCGCCTACAGCCTCTACTACCCTGAGGAGAAACAGGAGTGGTGGTGGCTCTACATCGCTGACCGGCGGGACCAGACCCTCGTGTCCATGCCCTACCATGTCTGCACGCTCAAGGACACTGAGGAG GTGGAGCTGAAGTTTCCGGCACCTTCCAAAACGGGCAACTATCAATATTCTGTCATCCTCCGCTCGGATTCCTACTTGGGACTGGACCAGATCAAACCActcaag CTGGAGGTTCACGAGGCCAAGGCCATGCTGGACAACCATCCCCAATGGGACATCCCAGACacggaggaggacgacgaggagCAGGAGGACAGCGACGGCATCGAGGAGAGTGAagacgacgatgacgacgacaACGACTGA